In Sphingobium sp. Z007, one DNA window encodes the following:
- a CDS encoding 2-hydroxyacid dehydrogenase: MTRPVLLVGQPLLAPLLPSLRTDYDVIALWDLPPAEDLKKVDALVWAGEFPLGRDLLDAMPGLTLIACFTVGYDGVDLALARQRGIAVAHAGNANADDVADHAIGLILAHRRQIVEGDRQLRAGQWTIDSKMRTRSMGGARLGIVGMGAIGVAVAERAQAMKMAIRWWGPRAKPDLLWPRADDVAALARESDILLIAARADADNRGMIDAPILDALGPEGLLVNVARGQLVNEEALIDALRTGRVGGAALDVFDPEPTDAHRWADVPNVVLTPHTGGATHEAVGRMAQTLMANLAAHFAGTAMPSPVPNSA; the protein is encoded by the coding sequence ATGACCCGTCCTGTCCTGTTGGTGGGCCAGCCCTTGCTGGCACCCCTGCTGCCGTCGTTGCGCACGGATTATGACGTCATCGCGCTGTGGGACTTGCCGCCGGCCGAAGATCTGAAAAAGGTCGATGCGCTGGTGTGGGCCGGGGAGTTTCCGCTCGGTCGCGACCTGCTGGATGCCATGCCCGGCCTGACCCTCATCGCCTGCTTCACCGTGGGCTATGACGGGGTGGACCTGGCCCTGGCACGGCAGCGGGGCATTGCGGTCGCCCATGCGGGGAACGCCAATGCGGACGATGTCGCCGACCACGCCATCGGCCTGATCCTGGCCCATCGACGACAGATCGTGGAAGGCGATCGCCAATTGCGCGCCGGCCAATGGACGATCGACAGCAAGATGCGGACCCGATCGATGGGCGGCGCGCGGCTGGGCATTGTCGGCATGGGGGCGATCGGCGTTGCTGTCGCGGAACGGGCGCAGGCGATGAAGATGGCGATCCGCTGGTGGGGGCCAAGAGCCAAGCCCGATCTACTCTGGCCACGGGCCGACGATGTGGCGGCGCTGGCGCGGGAGAGCGACATATTGCTGATCGCGGCCCGCGCCGATGCGGATAATCGGGGCATGATCGACGCGCCTATCCTCGACGCGTTAGGACCAGAAGGACTGCTCGTGAATGTTGCGCGGGGGCAGTTGGTGAACGAAGAGGCCCTGATTGACGCGCTGCGGACCGGGCGGGTGGGCGGCGCGGCGCTCGACGTGTTCGATCCCGAACCGACCGATGCCCACCGTTGGGCCGATGTGCCCAATGTCGTGCTGACCCCACACACTGGCGGTGCGACGCATGAAGCGGTAGGACGGATGGCGCAGACGTTGATGGCCAATCTGGCCGCGCATTTCGCTGGAACGGCTATGCCTTCACCGGTGCCGAATTCTGCTTAA
- a CDS encoding cystathionine gamma-synthase family protein — MTGETPTNLSEADLTGVEAPRNRRRPKAPIMEIDGRKLKPATLMMGHGYDPTLSEGSLKPPIFLTSTFAFESAAAGKRHFEGVTGIRPGGSEGLVYSRFNGPNQEICEDRLSVWEEAEDALLFSSGMSAIATTLLALVQPGDVIVHSAPLYAATESLIGRILGKFGVQWLDFPAGATEAEIGAVIEKAKGLGRVAMLYLESPANPTNVLVDIEAVVAQRDLLFAGESHVPPVAIDNTFLGPLWLKPLAHGADLVIYSLTKYAGGHSDLVAGGVLGSNALITTIRLMRNTIGTILDPHSAWMLLRSLETLELRMSRAGENAEKICAWLKDQPQVEKVVYLGFPETERQADIYRRHCTGAGSTFSLYLKGGEAEAFAFLDALKIAKLAVSLGGTETLASHPAAMTHLSVPAERKTALGIGDNMVRISIGCEDADDLIADFVQALRQIDEP, encoded by the coding sequence ATGACCGGCGAGACCCCGACCAATCTGTCCGAAGCCGACCTGACCGGCGTGGAAGCCCCGCGCAACCGCCGCCGCCCCAAGGCCCCGATCATGGAAATTGACGGCCGCAAGCTCAAGCCTGCTACGCTGATGATGGGTCATGGCTATGATCCGACGCTGTCGGAAGGATCGCTCAAGCCGCCGATTTTCCTGACCTCCACCTTCGCCTTCGAAAGCGCGGCCGCGGGCAAGCGCCATTTCGAAGGGGTGACCGGCATCCGGCCCGGCGGATCGGAGGGACTCGTCTATTCCCGCTTCAACGGCCCCAATCAGGAGATCTGCGAAGATCGGCTGTCGGTGTGGGAGGAGGCAGAGGATGCCTTGCTCTTTTCCAGCGGCATGTCGGCGATCGCGACCACGTTGCTGGCGTTGGTCCAGCCTGGCGATGTGATCGTTCATTCAGCGCCGCTTTACGCCGCGACCGAATCGCTGATCGGGCGCATATTGGGCAAATTCGGGGTGCAGTGGCTGGATTTTCCTGCCGGCGCGACGGAGGCGGAGATTGGCGCGGTGATCGAAAAGGCCAAGGGCCTGGGCCGCGTCGCCATGCTCTATCTGGAAAGTCCGGCCAACCCGACCAACGTGCTGGTCGATATAGAAGCGGTCGTCGCGCAGCGCGACTTGCTGTTCGCGGGCGAATCTCATGTGCCACCGGTCGCGATCGACAATACGTTTCTGGGACCATTGTGGCTCAAGCCGTTGGCGCATGGCGCAGACCTGGTCATCTACAGCCTGACCAAATATGCCGGTGGGCACAGCGATCTGGTCGCGGGCGGGGTACTGGGGTCCAATGCGCTTATCACCACCATCCGCCTGATGCGCAACACGATCGGCACCATCCTTGATCCCCATAGCGCGTGGATGCTGCTGCGGTCGCTGGAGACGCTGGAATTGCGGATGAGCCGGGCGGGCGAAAATGCGGAAAAAATCTGCGCCTGGCTGAAGGACCAGCCGCAGGTGGAGAAGGTCGTCTATCTCGGCTTTCCCGAAACCGAGCGGCAGGCCGATATTTATCGCCGCCATTGCACCGGCGCGGGGTCGACCTTCTCGCTTTACCTCAAAGGTGGCGAGGCGGAGGCCTTCGCGTTCCTCGACGCGCTCAAGATCGCCAAGCTGGCGGTCAGCCTGGGCGGGACCGAGACGCTGGCCAGCCATCCCGCGGCGATGACGCACCTGTCCGTGCCGGCGGAGCGCAAGACAGCGCTGGGCATCGGCGACAATATGGTGCGCATCTCGATCGGCTGCGAGGATGCGGACGATCTGATCGCCGATTTCGTCCAGGCGCTGCGGCAGATTGATGAGCCATGA
- a CDS encoding ligase-associated DNA damage response DEXH box helicase → MSPSLPPIIESWFAARGWRPRRHQMDMLAAAAQGDHALLVAPTGAGKTLAGFLPTLADLIAHPTDRLHTLYVSPLKALAVDVRRNLLTPIEEMALPISVETRTGDTPSDRKARQRVRPPHILLTTPESLSLLLSYPDSALLFSDLRTVIVDEVHAFATQKRGDLLNLSMARLQTINPTLRRVALSATVADVDAYRAWLAPDGDIDTVTPVLGEAGAEPNVAILIPEGRVPWSGHSGKYAAKQVMAEIEARQTTLVFCNTRGLAELIFQELWSANDANLPIAIHHGSLSIEARRKVESAMAAGKLRALVATASLDLGVDWGNVDCVIQMGAPKGSSRLLQRIGRANHRLDLASEAILIPGNRFEYLEARAALDAVEAGERDADDFRPGSLDVLAQHVMGLACAGPFRADELLDEVRSATPYSALTAEAFDHVLHFIEGGGYALRAYDRFKRLTQDADGTWRVSHPRFIQQHRLNAGIIVDQPALAVRFANGRKLGTVEEGFAAQLRAGDSFFFSGMALEVVRMDTSDLTVRATSKQARIPSWGGSRMAMSTRLADRVRHFLAEPDEWHRFPPDVREWLEMQKLRSALPQPGQLLIETFPHEGRHYLVCYSFEGWNAHQSLSMLLTRRMESQGLMPLGFVSNDYALAISSLKPVTDPQSLFSADILDHEFIDWVEQSSLLKRAFRDVAVIAGLIERQHPGKRKTGRQVTFSTDLIYDVLRKYQPDHLLLKAAWADARARMTDVGRLGDLIDRASQTMLHVTLDRVSPLAVPVLILIGREQVAQSASEDALLMEAEALVAEAMRAD, encoded by the coding sequence ATGTCGCCTTCTCTTCCTCCGATCATCGAAAGCTGGTTCGCCGCACGCGGCTGGCGACCACGGCGGCACCAGATGGATATGCTGGCCGCGGCGGCGCAGGGCGATCATGCTCTGCTGGTCGCGCCGACCGGGGCGGGCAAGACACTGGCGGGTTTTCTGCCAACCTTGGCGGACCTGATCGCCCATCCCACCGATCGTCTGCACACCCTCTACGTGTCACCCTTGAAGGCGCTGGCGGTCGATGTCCGCCGCAACCTGCTGACCCCGATCGAGGAAATGGCGCTCCCCATCAGCGTGGAGACGCGCACCGGCGACACCCCGTCCGATCGCAAGGCGCGCCAGCGCGTCCGCCCGCCGCACATCCTGCTGACAACGCCCGAATCGCTGTCGCTGCTGCTCAGCTACCCCGATAGCGCGCTGCTCTTTTCGGACCTGCGTACTGTGATCGTGGATGAGGTTCACGCCTTCGCCACGCAAAAGCGCGGCGACCTGCTCAACCTGTCGATGGCCCGGTTGCAGACGATCAATCCCACGCTGCGCCGGGTGGCGCTGTCGGCCACCGTGGCCGATGTCGACGCTTATCGCGCCTGGCTCGCGCCCGATGGCGACATCGACACGGTCACCCCGGTTTTGGGCGAAGCAGGCGCGGAGCCGAACGTCGCCATATTGATCCCCGAAGGCCGCGTTCCCTGGTCCGGCCATTCGGGCAAATATGCCGCCAAACAGGTCATGGCGGAGATCGAAGCGCGGCAGACGACGCTGGTTTTCTGCAACACCCGCGGCCTGGCCGAACTTATCTTCCAGGAACTCTGGTCCGCCAACGACGCCAATCTGCCGATCGCCATCCATCATGGCAGCCTGTCGATCGAGGCGCGGCGCAAGGTCGAATCGGCGATGGCGGCGGGAAAGCTGCGCGCGCTGGTGGCGACCGCATCGCTCGACCTCGGCGTCGATTGGGGCAATGTCGATTGCGTGATCCAGATGGGCGCGCCCAAGGGGTCGTCGCGCCTGCTCCAGCGGATCGGCCGCGCGAACCATCGGCTCGACTTGGCGAGCGAGGCGATCCTGATCCCCGGCAACCGCTTCGAATATCTGGAGGCGCGCGCCGCGCTGGATGCCGTCGAGGCGGGCGAGCGCGACGCCGACGATTTCCGCCCCGGCAGCCTGGACGTGCTGGCCCAGCATGTCATGGGCCTGGCCTGCGCCGGGCCGTTCCGAGCGGACGAATTGCTGGACGAAGTGCGATCCGCCACCCCCTATAGCGCGCTGACCGCCGAGGCGTTCGACCATGTCCTGCATTTCATCGAAGGCGGCGGCTACGCCCTGCGCGCCTATGACCGGTTCAAGCGGCTAACGCAGGACGCCGACGGCACCTGGCGCGTCTCCCATCCTCGCTTCATCCAGCAGCATCGCCTGAACGCCGGGATCATCGTCGATCAGCCCGCGCTGGCGGTGCGTTTTGCCAATGGCCGCAAGCTGGGCACGGTGGAGGAGGGCTTCGCCGCGCAGCTACGCGCCGGCGACAGTTTCTTCTTTTCCGGCATGGCGCTGGAAGTGGTGCGGATGGACACATCCGACCTCACGGTCCGGGCGACATCGAAACAGGCGCGCATCCCCAGCTGGGGCGGATCGCGCATGGCCATGTCCACCCGCCTTGCCGACCGCGTCCGCCATTTCCTGGCCGAACCGGACGAATGGCACCGTTTCCCGCCCGATGTGCGCGAATGGCTGGAGATGCAGAAACTGCGTTCCGCCCTGCCACAGCCCGGCCAGCTGCTGATCGAAACCTTCCCGCATGAAGGGCGCCATTATCTCGTCTGCTACAGTTTCGAAGGCTGGAATGCGCATCAGTCGCTGTCCATGCTGCTGACCCGGCGGATGGAGAGCCAGGGGCTGATGCCCCTGGGCTTTGTGTCCAACGACTATGCGCTGGCGATATCGAGCCTGAAGCCGGTCACCGACCCGCAGAGCCTGTTTTCGGCCGATATCCTCGATCATGAGTTCATCGACTGGGTCGAACAGTCGAGCCTGCTCAAGCGCGCCTTCCGCGACGTGGCGGTGATTGCCGGGCTGATCGAGCGGCAGCATCCGGGCAAGCGCAAGACCGGGCGGCAGGTCACTTTCTCGACCGACCTCATCTACGACGTGCTGCGCAAATATCAGCCCGACCATCTGCTGCTGAAAGCCGCCTGGGCCGATGCGCGCGCGCGCATGACGGATGTCGGGCGGCTGGGCGACCTGATCGACCGGGCAAGCCAGACCATGCTGCATGTTACGCTCGACCGCGTCAGCCCGCTCGCCGTGCCGGTGCTGATCCTGATCGGTCGCGAACAGGTGGCGCAATCGGCGTCAGAGGATGCGCTGTTGATGGAGGCCGAAGCGCTGGTGGCCGAAGCGATGCGCGCGGATTGA
- a CDS encoding DJ-1/PfpI family protein: MTDKSPDTSRRTLLIGATTALSLTALSKPSEAAVPTQPPVPPSGPKTTLGMVLFDGFELLDVFGPLEMFGMLKDRVEIVMIAQKAGPVKSGAGPAAVADVGFADAPRLDIVMIPGGMGTRREVDNPAFMAAIKDIAQATPQVATICTGSGLLARTGLIDGVKATSNKMAWKWATAQGAKVVWVPKARWVEDGKYISSSGISAGTDMALALIAKLYGKDMAHWVAHRAEYRWNEDATDDPFAAMNGLGA, translated from the coding sequence GTGACCGACAAAAGCCCCGATACATCGCGCCGCACGCTCTTGATCGGCGCCACCACGGCTCTGTCCCTGACCGCGCTTTCCAAGCCATCCGAGGCGGCGGTGCCGACACAGCCGCCCGTGCCGCCCAGCGGGCCGAAGACGACGCTCGGCATGGTCCTGTTCGACGGGTTCGAATTGCTGGATGTTTTCGGTCCGCTCGAAATGTTCGGGATGTTGAAAGACCGGGTCGAGATCGTGATGATCGCGCAAAAGGCTGGGCCGGTGAAAAGCGGGGCAGGGCCTGCCGCGGTCGCGGATGTCGGCTTTGCCGACGCGCCGCGGCTCGACATCGTGATGATCCCGGGCGGCATGGGTACGCGGCGGGAGGTGGATAATCCCGCCTTCATGGCGGCGATCAAGGATATCGCGCAGGCCACGCCGCAGGTGGCGACCATCTGCACCGGATCTGGCCTGCTGGCCAGGACCGGCCTGATCGACGGGGTGAAGGCGACCAGCAACAAGATGGCCTGGAAGTGGGCCACGGCGCAGGGCGCGAAGGTCGTCTGGGTGCCGAAAGCGCGCTGGGTGGAGGATGGGAAATATATCTCATCCTCCGGTATTTCGGCCGGGACCGACATGGCGCTGGCCCTGATCGCGAAACTCTATGGCAAGGACATGGCGCATTGGGTCGCGCATCGCGCCGAATATCGCTGGAATGAGGATGCCACTGACGATCCGTTTGCGGCGATGAACGGGCTGGGCGCGTAG
- a CDS encoding COG3650 family protein, protein MAGCGGDSATPDNTVLDTDAAPPIVGNAMIDSASIENHSEKVPRETGPATPDVDAAPRHSEQDAASYPDPDRYSAIGTEPFWAVTINGSTAQLARPDKPPRRFAVTRSDDAKSTRYQGDGFTMTLSEGPCSDGMSDAIWSDQVAIAFGEGTLKGCGGRREDRRDDAP, encoded by the coding sequence ATGGCAGGATGTGGCGGCGATAGCGCGACGCCGGACAACACAGTGCTGGACACCGACGCAGCGCCGCCGATCGTCGGCAATGCCATGATCGATTCGGCAAGCATCGAAAATCATTCGGAAAAGGTTCCACGTGAAACAGGCCCGGCGACGCCTGATGTTGACGCCGCGCCGCGTCATTCTGAACAAGACGCCGCTTCCTATCCCGATCCCGATCGATATAGCGCCATCGGCACGGAGCCTTTCTGGGCCGTCACGATCAATGGATCGACCGCGCAATTGGCCCGGCCGGACAAGCCGCCGCGCCGCTTCGCGGTCACGCGCAGCGACGACGCAAAATCGACCCGCTATCAGGGCGATGGCTTTACCATGACGCTGAGCGAAGGGCCGTGCAGCGACGGCATGAGCGATGCGATCTGGTCCGACCAAGTGGCGATCGCGTTCGGCGAAGGCACGCTCAAAGGCTGCGGCGGGCGGCGCGAAGATAGGCGGGATGACGCGCCCTGA
- a CDS encoding DNA-3-methyladenine glycosylase I, whose translation MIDAGLSRCGWAGTDPLYCAYHDAEWGVPERDSRMLWEMLMLEGFQAGLSWITILRKREGFRAAFAGFDPDSVAAFTDTDIERLMGDPGIVRARAKIVATIAGARIFCAMRDAGEDFATYVWSFVDGVPLQGDGVVVPAQTDLSAALSRDLKRRGFKFVGPTIVYAWMQAIGMVNDHAKTCFRRDAVSAE comes from the coding sequence ATGATCGATGCCGGTCTATCGCGTTGCGGCTGGGCCGGGACCGACCCGCTTTATTGCGCCTATCATGACGCGGAATGGGGCGTGCCGGAGCGCGATTCACGCATGCTGTGGGAAATGCTGATGCTGGAGGGGTTCCAGGCGGGCCTGTCTTGGATCACCATCTTGCGCAAGCGTGAGGGGTTTCGCGCGGCCTTCGCCGGGTTCGATCCCGACTCAGTGGCGGCCTTCACCGACACCGATATCGAGCGACTGATGGGCGACCCTGGCATCGTGCGGGCGCGGGCGAAGATCGTCGCGACGATCGCGGGCGCGCGCATCTTTTGTGCGATGCGCGACGCGGGGGAGGATTTCGCCACCTATGTCTGGTCCTTCGTCGATGGCGTGCCGTTGCAGGGCGACGGCGTCGTCGTGCCTGCCCAGACGGACCTGTCCGCCGCCCTGTCCAGGGATTTGAAACGACGCGGCTTCAAATTCGTGGGTCCGACCATCGTCTATGCCTGGATGCAGGCGATCGGCATGGTGAACGATCATGCCAAGACATGCTTCCGCCGGGATGCGGTCAGCGCGGAATGA